The Actinomyces wuliandei genome contains the following window.
GCACCGGCAGACACAGCTGCGCCACAGGCTGGAGCCCTTCCAGCGCAAGCGCCTAGCGCACGTCCTTTAGCGCAGGTCCTGGCGAGCCACGGACCACGGCAGCAGCACTGGCAACCACTGGCAGCAGGGTCACAGACCTTGCTGCTGTACCGACCCTCTGAGTCGGCAACCTCGTCTCAGACCTTCCAGGAGATGCCGCTGACGAAGGTGAGGAAGTCCTTCTCGGCAGCGGAGGCAGCGGCGTCGGCTGAGGTCCCGGTGCGCTGGACCAAGACGACGACGCTGCGGCCCTCGCGTGTAGCCATGGCTGCCCGTACCGCGACGTGCTGGCCATCGGTCTGCGTGGTGCCGGTGTAGACCTGGGCGTCCTCGCCATCGACGTCCACTGCGCCCGAGCTCGTGACGTCCGACTCCCCGAGGTCCGTGGCGGCAGCGATCTCAGAGACAGCCTGGTCCTCACTCGGCTCACCGGCCCCCAGGTCGATGACGCCGCTGCCAGCCAGGTCGTCGTCCGGGTCCACGAAGACGATGCTGTGGCCCTCCTGGGAGTCGTCCTGCGTCCCCTCGGGCTGGGTGAGGCTGACCAGGTCCTCCAGGGCGACGTCCGCAACGGCGCCTTCCGAGGATGACACCTCGGCCGAGGCGCCCGGAGCGGAGGCGTCTGCGCCTGCCGAGTCGTCCGCAGTGGAGGCGCAGGCCGTCAGCGGCAGGAACAGGACGGCTGCGAGCACCAGGAACCGGGTTTTCATGCAGGTCCTTTCGTTATCGGGTAGCGGGCCACAGTCTAACCGGTCCACCACGCCAGGAGCCTCGGCTCGTGCGAGCACCACCTTCCACCGCTCCGGCCACTCCCGCACCACCCTACGAGCACCCCGAATCGGGAAGGAACTTCCCATACAAGGAACTAGCGCTATTATGGGTCCTATGCTGCTCGCCTTCTCGGTTGCCAACTACCGAACCTTCCGTGACGAGGTCACCCTCGACCTCACCCGTCGCAGCCTGCGCACGCTCACTCCCAGGGACGGGGAGACGTGGGAGGGGCTGACCTGGCGGGTTGCGGCCGTCTACGGTGCCAACGCCTCGGGAAAGTCCACCCTGCTGGACGCACTCCAGTCTTTCTCAGCCGCTGTTGGCGGGCACCGAGACATCCTCCACCAGCCCTACCTGCTGGACGAGCAGCACCCCGTTGCCCCGACCACCTACACCCTCGACTTCACCCGAGGGTCCCAGCGCTACAGGTACTTCGTAGAGGCCCACGGCTGGGGCATCGCCCACGAGGAGCTGTGGGAGGCTGAGAGGCGATGGAAGAGACTCTTCCTGCGCACCCAGGACCGTGACGACCCAGAGCCCACAGTTGTCCCCGGGCCGTCCCTGAGGGGGGCCACGGCCGAGGTCCGCCGTATCACCACGTCTAAGGACCTGTTCCTGGCGCTCGCGCTGCGCTACCGCCACGCCTCCCTGGCGCCGGTCGCCCGCTCCCTGAGGTCCATACGCCCCATCCAGCACACCGACATCGAGCGCGACGCACGCCTCAGCTGGCTGACAGAGCACCTGGCCGAGGAGACGGCGGGCGCCACACAGTGGCACGACGTTGTTGATGCTGTCGCCCACAGCGCAGACCTGGGCATCCTGCGCGTCGAACTGGAGGAGCGGGACATCCCTCACGAGCTGCTCGCAAGGATCAGGCTCCTGTTCACCTCTGACGACGAGGAGCCACCGGAGATCCCCGACGAGCTGCTGCGCCAACTCCAGCACTCCCTCGTCTTCGTGCACCGTGGTACCGATGGCAAGGAGTACAGGCTGCCCCTGGAGGCCCAGAGCCAGGGCACGCTCACCTGGCTGGCCACTATGGGGCCGGCCGCCGACGCCCTGAGCCACGGCCACCTTCTCCTCGTCGATGAGCTGGACGCAAGCCTGCACCCGACGGCCGTCGCGTCCCTCGTCGAGCTGTTCAAGGACACCGACCTCAACCGCCACGGCGCCCAACTGGTGTTCACCACCCATGACGCCAGCCTGCTGGGCAACTCCCCCACACAACCGCTGGAGCGCGGTGAGGTGTGGCTGTGCGAGAAGGACGATGACGGCAGCGCTGACCTGTACTCCGTCGCCGACTTCACCGGTCCCCGCCAAGGCACCAACAAGGAACGACAGTACCTAGCTGGCGCCTTTGGCGCCGTGCCTCGAGTAGACACCTCCAGCCTTCGACATGCCCTCACAGCGCCCTCGCTCTACCGGGAGGTCGAGGGCTGACATGGGTCCCAGACAGCCCAGACCGCACAGGGGACGCACAGACCGCCAACAACGTAGGACAGTCCTCATTGTCACCAACGGCCGCCAGACCGAGAAGATGTACCTTGACCACGTCAAGCAGCAGGTTAGCCGGGACGTATCCGTCACGACTCGGTTCATCAACGGTGACCCTCTGACGCTCATCAAGGAGCTCCAAAGACCTCGCACCGACCTGTCTGCATACCGGGAAGTCTGGATTGTCGTGGACCAGGACGGGCAGGACTGCTCGAAGTTCCTGAGAGGCTGCCAGAGCCTGAACACTCGGACCACAGAAGCCCACGGCGTCATCTCCGTCCCCTGCTTCGAGGTGTGGCTCAACGCCCACTACGGCCCCGTCCGCAACTACCAGAACCAGGCTGACGCGCAGTACCACTACCGTGAGCTCACCGGCCTGTCAGCCAGGCAGGAGAAACTAGTACCTCGCGACTTCCCGTGGGCGGAGGCACAGGCTGCGGCTCAGCGGTGCTTCCTGCCCTCTGACGGGCTGCCGGGTCTCGACACCCAGCCGAGCCGCTCCGCCACCACGATGCCTCACCTGCTGCACAGCCTCAGGCTGGT
Protein-coding sequences here:
- a CDS encoding RloB family protein, whose amino-acid sequence is MGPRQPRPHRGRTDRQQRRTVLIVTNGRQTEKMYLDHVKQQVSRDVSVTTRFINGDPLTLIKELQRPRTDLSAYREVWIVVDQDGQDCSKFLRGCQSLNTRTTEAHGVISVPCFEVWLNAHYGPVRNYQNQADAQYHYRELTGLSARQEKLVPRDFPWAEAQAAAQRCFLPSDGLPGLDTQPSRSATTMPHLLHSLRLVDLKN
- a CDS encoding AAA family ATPase; this encodes MLLAFSVANYRTFRDEVTLDLTRRSLRTLTPRDGETWEGLTWRVAAVYGANASGKSTLLDALQSFSAAVGGHRDILHQPYLLDEQHPVAPTTYTLDFTRGSQRYRYFVEAHGWGIAHEELWEAERRWKRLFLRTQDRDDPEPTVVPGPSLRGATAEVRRITTSKDLFLALALRYRHASLAPVARSLRSIRPIQHTDIERDARLSWLTEHLAEETAGATQWHDVVDAVAHSADLGILRVELEERDIPHELLARIRLLFTSDDEEPPEIPDELLRQLQHSLVFVHRGTDGKEYRLPLEAQSQGTLTWLATMGPAADALSHGHLLLVDELDASLHPTAVASLVELFKDTDLNRHGAQLVFTTHDASLLGNSPTQPLERGEVWLCEKDDDGSADLYSVADFTGPRQGTNKERQYLAGAFGAVPRVDTSSLRHALTAPSLYREVEG